A part of Eubacterium sp. AB3007 genomic DNA contains:
- a CDS encoding sodium ion-translocating decarboxylase subunit beta, with translation MSETIVNLIHQTAFFSLTWGNLVMVAVALGLMYLAIVKEYEPLLLLPISFGMMLVNLYPPIMQEGGLLHFFYQLDEWAILPSLIFMGVGALTDFGPLIANPKSFLLGAAAQFGVFAAFFMAMLMGFDEAAAAAIGIIGGADGPTSIFLATKLHQTDLLGPIAVAAYSYMSLVPIIQPPIMRALTTEKERKIKMEQLRPVSKRERILFPIVVSIVVCCVLPSTAPLIGMLMLGNLFRESGVVRQLQETASNAMMYIVVIMLGTSIGATTSAEAFLKLTTIKIVVLGLLAFAFGTAAGVLFGKLMCKLTGGKVNPLIGSAGVSAVPMAARVSQKVGAEADPTNFLLMHAMGPNVAGVIGTAVAAGVFMAIFGV, from the coding sequence ATGAGTGAGACAATCGTTAATCTGATCCATCAGACAGCCTTCTTCAGTCTGACCTGGGGAAATCTGGTGATGGTGGCGGTGGCACTTGGTCTCATGTACCTGGCCATCGTCAAAGAATATGAGCCGTTATTGCTTTTGCCGATCTCCTTCGGCATGATGCTGGTCAACCTGTACCCGCCCATCATGCAGGAGGGCGGACTTCTCCACTTCTTCTACCAGTTAGACGAGTGGGCGATCCTCCCCTCCCTGATCTTCATGGGCGTGGGGGCACTGACGGACTTCGGTCCCCTGATCGCAAACCCCAAGAGCTTCCTGCTGGGGGCGGCTGCCCAGTTCGGCGTGTTCGCCGCCTTCTTCATGGCTATGCTCATGGGATTTGATGAAGCTGCTGCGGCGGCCATAGGCATCATCGGTGGCGCGGATGGACCGACTTCCATCTTTCTGGCCACCAAGCTACACCAGACAGACCTGCTCGGCCCTATCGCTGTCGCTGCTTACTCTTACATGTCGCTGGTTCCCATCATCCAACCACCCATCATGAGAGCCCTGACGACGGAGAAGGAACGGAAGATCAAGATGGAACAACTCCGTCCGGTCTCCAAGAGAGAGAGGATCCTCTTCCCTATCGTGGTAAGCATCGTGGTATGCTGCGTGCTTCCTTCCACCGCACCGTTGATCGGTATGCTGATGCTGGGTAATCTCTTCCGTGAGAGCGGCGTGGTTCGCCAGTTGCAGGAGACCGCCTCCAACGCCATGATGTACATCGTCGTCATCATGCTGGGCACCTCCATCGGGGCTACCACCAGTGCGGAAGCCTTCCTCAAGCTGACCACCATCAAGATCGTGGTCTTGGGACTGCTCGCCTTCGCCTTCGGTACCGCAGCAGGCGTCCTGTTCGGAAAACTCATGTGCAAGCTGACAGGTGGCAAGGTCAATCCGCTCATCGGTTCTGCCGGCGTTTCCGCCGTTCCGATGGCAGCCCGCGTCTCCCAGAAGGTGGGCGCCGAAGCTGATCCGACCAACTTCCTGCTGATGCACGCCATGGGCCCCAACGTAGCCGGCGTGATCGGAACGGCTGTCGCAGCCGGTGTGTTCATGGCAATATTCGGGGTTTGA
- a CDS encoding biotin/lipoyl-containing protein, producing the protein MEVYTVRVNGIEYEVEIEKKGESTAAPAAQVAPVQAAASTPAPKAAPAGTGKPVTCGTAGKVWKIVAKEGDTLSSGDQIAILEAMKMEIPVVAPEDGVLDSIAVSEGEAVESGQAIAYMR; encoded by the coding sequence ATGGAAGTATACACAGTCCGAGTAAATGGAATCGAATACGAAGTCGAAATCGAGAAGAAGGGCGAGAGCACTGCTGCTCCGGCCGCACAGGTTGCACCGGTGCAGGCAGCGGCCTCTACCCCAGCCCCCAAGGCTGCGCCGGCAGGCACAGGAAAACCGGTCACCTGCGGAACGGCAGGAAAGGTCTGGAAAATCGTTGCCAAGGAAGGCGATACCCTTTCCTCCGGAGATCAGATCGCGATTCTGGAAGCCATGAAGATGGAGATCCCCGTCGTCGCACCGGAAGATGGTGTACTGGATTCCATCGCGGTATCGGAGGGCGAGGCCGTAGAATCCGGTCAGGCCATTGCGTATATGAGATAG
- a CDS encoding OadG family protein codes for MSIGEICKIAGIDTILGMGTVFLILIIISIFIWLLGVLTGGVKAAGQSVVETPAPVAELSAREDDAQLVAVIMAAIRASKAAEGENVDDDAYVVRNIRRATWKYTQSE; via the coding sequence ATGAGTATAGGAGAAATATGTAAGATCGCGGGAATCGACACCATACTGGGTATGGGTACAGTATTCCTGATCCTGATTATCATATCCATCTTCATCTGGCTTCTTGGGGTATTGACGGGAGGCGTGAAAGCCGCAGGACAATCGGTTGTAGAGACCCCCGCCCCTGTAGCAGAACTTTCTGCCAGAGAGGACGACGCACAGCTTGTGGCTGTGATCATGGCCGCCATCAGGGCCAGCAAGGCCGCAGAAGGCGAGAACGTAGATGATGATGCATATGTAGTAAGAAATATAAGGAGAGCAACATGGAAGTATACACAGTCCGAGTAA
- a CDS encoding carboxyl transferase domain-containing protein, translating into MEIKNIGKRTTAYKRILDILDKGSFMEIGEHAAARHTNFYQPGTVEESDGVITGYGTILGVLVYIYSQDSEVMGGTFGEVHGKKIRRLYEHALKSQAPIIGLLDCQGFRIEEGLDGMNEFSKLYAMQAKASGKIPQIISVVGRCGGGMSVSAIMADFIFIEKEHGNIFVNPERLLENVIADGDYISAFDDGRYEWTDIVKNIRHLIDILPPSTEYSPLRNEQITDDPNRLCAGLTAGSGDARKILKEIADDHYFLECQPDKGPDMVCGFIRINGSTIGVVATNEVNGEKRMSSVGCDKAAALIEIAGKFNIPILTVIDTEGYHTTTENEKYLAGAASRMVKALCTTDVPRINLITGNVFGSAYSMLNSKGTGADYVFMWHGANVGIINPEQATEMIYGEYSEEKVAEYRDTYSSAIALARSGLVDKVIQPEETRKYLAGAFETFVNSR; encoded by the coding sequence ATGGAAATCAAAAACATTGGTAAGAGAACCACAGCCTACAAGCGGATCCTTGATATCCTGGACAAGGGAAGTTTCATGGAAATCGGTGAGCACGCTGCCGCCCGTCACACCAACTTCTACCAGCCGGGTACCGTTGAAGAATCCGACGGCGTCATTACCGGATATGGTACGATCCTCGGTGTTCTGGTCTACATCTATTCACAGGATAGCGAAGTCATGGGCGGTACCTTTGGTGAGGTTCACGGCAAGAAGATCCGGCGTCTCTACGAGCACGCCCTGAAATCTCAGGCGCCCATCATCGGTCTGTTGGACTGTCAGGGCTTCCGCATCGAAGAAGGATTGGACGGAATGAACGAGTTTTCCAAACTCTACGCGATGCAAGCCAAGGCCTCCGGCAAGATCCCTCAGATCATCAGCGTGGTCGGCCGATGCGGCGGCGGCATGTCCGTATCCGCGATCATGGCAGACTTCATTTTCATCGAGAAGGAACATGGCAACATCTTCGTGAACCCAGAGCGCTTGTTGGAGAACGTCATTGCAGACGGTGATTACATCTCCGCTTTCGATGACGGTCGGTATGAGTGGACGGATATCGTGAAGAACATCCGCCACCTCATCGACATTCTGCCACCCAGCACGGAATACTCCCCTCTGCGAAACGAGCAGATCACCGATGACCCTAATCGGCTTTGTGCAGGGCTCACCGCCGGTAGCGGTGATGCGCGGAAGATCCTGAAAGAGATCGCAGATGACCACTACTTCCTGGAGTGTCAGCCTGACAAGGGACCGGACATGGTGTGCGGATTCATCCGCATCAACGGCAGTACCATCGGTGTGGTCGCCACCAACGAGGTGAACGGTGAGAAGCGTATGTCCTCTGTGGGCTGTGACAAAGCTGCTGCCCTCATCGAAATCGCAGGCAAGTTTAACATCCCCATTCTGACGGTGATCGACACCGAGGGGTATCACACTACCACCGAGAACGAGAAATATCTGGCCGGTGCCGCCAGCCGCATGGTGAAGGCCCTCTGTACCACCGATGTCCCCAGGATCAACCTGATCACCGGCAACGTATTCGGCAGTGCGTACAGCATGCTGAACAGCAAGGGCACAGGTGCGGACTACGTGTTTATGTGGCATGGTGCCAACGTAGGCATCATCAACCCGGAACAAGCCACTGAGATGATCTACGGCGAGTACAGCGAGGAGAAGGTCGCTGAGTACAGGGATACCTACTCAAGCGCGATCGCGCTTGCCAGATCCGGATTGGTCGACAAAGTCATCCAGCCTGAGGAAACCAGAAAGTATCTGGCTGGCGCCTTTGAGACCTTCGTGAACAGCAGATAG
- a CDS encoding heavy-metal-associated domain-containing protein encodes MISTIIILCAAALILFALYRTIQKFRGRARSSCCGTAEVVTAKKVEDMDASHYPYRYKLGIEGMHCSNCAKSVENVLNSMDGVWARVNLGRGQAEVLSKAVRDEEAFLKEMKKTSYRVVSFEQAN; translated from the coding sequence ATGATATCTACGATTATTATTCTTTGTGCAGCGGCGCTGATCCTGTTTGCATTGTATAGAACGATCCAGAAGTTCAGAGGAAGGGCCAGATCCAGTTGCTGCGGAACGGCGGAGGTGGTGACGGCGAAGAAGGTGGAGGACATGGACGCGTCCCATTACCCGTATAGATACAAGTTGGGTATCGAGGGAATGCACTGCAGCAACTGTGCCAAGTCCGTCGAGAACGTATTGAACAGTATGGACGGCGTGTGGGCCAGGGTGAACTTGGGACGTGGCCAGGCAGAGGTGCTATCCAAGGCCGTTCGAGACGAAGAGGCATTTCTGAAGGAAATGAAAAAGACGTCCTATCGGGTCGTGAGTTTTGAGCAAGCAAACTGA
- the glmS gene encoding glutamine--fructose-6-phosphate transaminase (isomerizing), with product MCGIVGYIGNNQAAPVLLNGLAKLEYRGYDSAGLAVRDGDKPAEVVKATGKLINLSEMTDDGKAVPGTCGIGHTRWATHGVPSRVNAHPHVSGNCQGSGSGAVESEVVGVHNGIIENYQELTEKLLRHGYRFYSETDTEVVVKLVDYYYKKYKVGPIDAIAKTMVRVRGSYALALMFKDYPGEIYVARKDSPMIIGVNGEESFVASDVPAVLNYTRSVYYIGNLEMGRLSAGEATFYDLNGDVIEKELTEIKWDAAAAEKGGYEHFMMKEIHEQPKAIRDTIASVVKDGALDLGSIGLTEEEIRAFSQIYIVACGSAYHVGMAMQYVLEDLVQIPVRVELASEFRYRHMRLDPSGLVIVISQSGETADSLAALRMSREHGLMTLGIVNVVGSSIAREADKVFYTLAGPEISVATTKAYSAQLVAGYLLAMEFGKVRGTIEAEELKEMLRELSEIPEKIERILEEKERIQWFASKLANDKDVFFIGRGLDYAISLEGSLKMKEISYVHSEAYAAGELKHGTISLIENGTLVIGVLTQNELFEKTVSNMVECQSRGAYLMGLTNYGNYSVEETADFTVYIPKTDQHFAPSLAVIPLQLLGYYLSVARGLDVDKPRNLAKSVTVE from the coding sequence ATGTGTGGAATCGTAGGATATATTGGAAATAATCAGGCGGCACCGGTGCTTCTTAATGGACTGGCCAAGCTGGAGTACAGAGGGTATGACTCAGCAGGGCTGGCTGTGCGGGACGGTGACAAGCCGGCGGAGGTGGTGAAAGCCACTGGCAAGCTGATCAACCTGTCGGAGATGACTGATGATGGAAAGGCTGTGCCGGGCACCTGCGGCATCGGGCACACCAGGTGGGCGACCCACGGGGTTCCCAGCAGGGTCAATGCCCATCCGCATGTCAGTGGGAACTGCCAGGGCTCTGGTTCCGGTGCAGTGGAGTCGGAGGTCGTGGGAGTGCACAACGGGATCATCGAGAACTATCAGGAATTGACAGAGAAACTACTGCGTCACGGATACAGGTTCTACAGCGAGACCGACACAGAGGTGGTGGTGAAGCTGGTGGATTACTACTACAAAAAATACAAGGTGGGGCCCATCGATGCCATTGCCAAGACTATGGTGCGTGTCCGCGGTTCCTATGCACTGGCGCTCATGTTCAAGGACTATCCGGGAGAGATCTATGTTGCCCGCAAGGACAGCCCCATGATCATAGGGGTCAACGGAGAGGAGAGCTTTGTGGCATCGGACGTGCCTGCGGTGCTCAACTACACCCGAAGCGTTTACTATATTGGCAACCTTGAGATGGGGCGGCTCTCCGCAGGGGAGGCCACCTTCTACGACCTGAATGGAGATGTGATCGAGAAGGAACTGACGGAAATCAAGTGGGATGCGGCAGCGGCGGAGAAGGGTGGCTACGAACACTTCATGATGAAGGAGATCCACGAGCAGCCAAAGGCTATCCGGGATACCATCGCCTCGGTGGTGAAAGACGGGGCCCTGGATCTGGGGAGCATCGGACTTACGGAGGAGGAGATCCGTGCGTTCTCTCAGATTTACATCGTGGCCTGTGGGTCGGCTTATCACGTGGGGATGGCCATGCAGTATGTGCTGGAAGATCTGGTACAGATCCCGGTACGGGTGGAACTGGCCTCTGAGTTTCGCTACCGGCACATGAGGCTGGATCCCAGCGGCTTGGTGATCGTCATCAGCCAGTCCGGCGAAACCGCGGATTCTCTGGCAGCGCTGCGCATGTCCAGGGAGCATGGCCTGATGACGTTGGGCATCGTCAACGTGGTGGGGAGCAGCATCGCCAGGGAGGCGGACAAAGTCTTTTATACCCTGGCTGGACCGGAAATCTCCGTAGCCACCACAAAGGCGTACTCTGCCCAGTTGGTGGCGGGGTATCTGCTGGCCATGGAGTTCGGGAAGGTGCGCGGAACCATAGAAGCAGAGGAACTGAAGGAGATGCTCCGGGAGTTGTCGGAGATTCCGGAGAAGATTGAGCGGATTCTGGAGGAAAAGGAGAGAATCCAGTGGTTCGCATCCAAGCTGGCCAACGACAAGGATGTATTCTTCATCGGTAGAGGATTGGACTACGCCATAAGTCTGGAAGGAAGCCTGAAGATGAAGGAGATCTCTTATGTACACAGTGAAGCCTATGCGGCGGGAGAATTAAAGCATGGTACCATCAGCCTTATCGAGAATGGTACCCTTGTCATCGGGGTATTGACCCAGAACGAACTGTTCGAGAAGACCGTTTCCAATATGGTGGAATGTCAGAGCCGCGGGGCGTATCTGATGGGACTTACTAATTACGGCAATTACAGTGTGGAGGAGACTGCTGATTTCACCGTCTATATTCCCAAGACGGATCAGCATTTTGCACCTTCACTGGCGGTGATCCCACTCCAGCTGCTTGGGTATTACCTGAGTGTAGCCCGGGGTTTGGATGTGGACAAGCCCAGAAACCTTGCCAAGAGTGTGACAGTGGAATGA
- a CDS encoding nitroreductase family protein, translating to MSLLELMRTRRSIREFTEEPIPEEVLFKIMEAGVLAPTSKSRMPWEIRVIQDQSLLKTLAKAKWHGARPLENCTAAVAVVADSSVSDVWIEDCSIAMTYMHLMAATQGLGSCWVQLRLRKDADGGDAEQNALAALGYDDPWRLVGILALGIPGEEKPGYGEDDIRKRMEKKIIR from the coding sequence ATGAGTTTATTGGAACTGATGAGAACCAGAAGGAGCATCCGGGAGTTTACAGAGGAACCGATCCCAGAGGAGGTCCTGTTCAAGATAATGGAAGCGGGGGTACTGGCCCCCACCAGCAAGAGCAGAATGCCGTGGGAGATTCGGGTGATCCAGGACCAGTCTCTGTTAAAGACGCTGGCCAAGGCTAAGTGGCACGGGGCCAGGCCGCTGGAGAACTGTACCGCCGCTGTGGCAGTGGTAGCGGACAGCAGTGTGTCCGACGTCTGGATCGAGGACTGCTCTATTGCGATGACCTATATGCACCTCATGGCAGCTACGCAGGGATTGGGGAGTTGTTGGGTGCAGCTTCGCCTGCGCAAAGATGCAGATGGTGGCGATGCCGAGCAAAATGCGCTGGCTGCGCTGGGTTACGATGATCCCTGGCGCCTGGTTGGAATCCTGGCATTGGGGATACCCGGAGAGGAGAAGCCTGGCTATGGAGAGGATGATATCCGAAAGAGGATGGAAAAGAAGATAATTCGATGA